TATGGTGGTGTGAGCCACTACAGCTTGCGTATTCGCAGCGGCAAAGAGTTTGACATGGAGAGTTTCAAAGAGGGAATCGAGTATGCACATACCTTAGGTAAAAAGGTTTATGTAACAATCAACGGTTTTCCATTTAATTCTCAAATAAAGCTCTTTGCCAAACATATTGAGTCGATGGCGGCAATGGAGCCTGATGCTTTTATTGTAAGTACACCGGGTGTTATAAAGCTATGCAAAGATATTGCGCCGCATATACCTTTACATCTTTCTACCCAAGCCAATGTGATGAACTATCTTGATGCCGAAGTTTATTATGATTTGGGAGTAAGACGCATAATTGCAGCACGTGAAATTGGACTAAAGGATTTAGAAGAGATCAAAAAGAGACTCCCAGATTTAGAGCTTGAAATCTTCGTGCATGGAAGTATGTGCTTTGCGTATAGTGGAAGGTGTCTCATTAGCTCTGTGCAAAGTGGAAGGGTACCAAATAGAGGAAGTTGTGCTAATGATTGCCGCTTTGAGTATACCCTCTATGCAGAAAATCCTGAAACTGGAACTCTTTTTAAACTAGAAGAGGTTGAGGGTGAAGGTACGTATATAATGAATGCAAAAGATCTTAATCTTGCAAGCCACATCAAAGAGATTTTGGATAGCGGGGTAGTTGATAGCCTCAAGATTGAGGGGCGAACAAAGAGTGACTACTACGCGGCAATTACCACAAAAGCATATCGCATGGCGATTGATGATTACTATAAAGGACAGTTTGAGCCAAGCAGATACCAAGCAGAGCTGCATACCACAAAGCATCGTGGTTTTACAGATGGATATTTGGTAAGCCGCCCTTATGAGAAAAGCGGTACACAAAAGCTAGATTCTTCCATTAGTGAAGGAACCCATCAGGTAAAAGCAGAAGTGCTTGAGGATGGATTGCACTTTTTGACAAAAGATAAAATCTGCCAAGGGGATGAGCTGGAGATTGTTGCGCCAAAAGATGCAAAGCTTCGTGCTTGCAGTAATGAGATTGGTGTAATCTTTGAAAGAGATGGCAAATGGTGGCTCAAGCTCAATAAAATTATTGCAAACAAAGAGTATGAGTGCATTCATAGTGGCAATATCAATCCTGTAAAACTTCCATGTCAACTGCCTCCATACACTTTTTTAAGAAAGAAGATAGCTGATAAAGTAGACTGAACTTTCTAAAAGAGTAGAAGAAGATGGTATTGATGCAGTTTTCTTAGTAGTCTCTTAATAGAATTACAATATAATTGCACATTAATTTTATTGTTGCAATTGTGATATAAAGGAGTCAGAATGCGATTTATCTCTATCATTATGGGGAGTAAAAGTGATTATGAAGTGATGCAAGAGTGTGCAAAGGTGCTTGATAAGTTTGGCGTACCGTATGAGCTTATCATCTCTAGTGCTCATAGAAGTCCTCATAGAACTAAAAGTTATGTGAGTGAAGCAGAAGAGAAGGGAGCTAAGGTCTTCATCTGCGCTGCTGGTATGGCTGCGCATTTAGCAGGCGTAGTGGCAAGTCTCACTGTCAAGCCTGTCATAGGGGTACCTATGAAGGGCGGTTTTATGGACGGTATGGATGCACTGCTTTCTACTGTGCAGATGCCAGCGGGAATGCCTGTTGCAACAGTAGCAGTAGGAAAGGCTGGAGCAGTGAATGCAGCTTATTTGGCAATGCAGATCCTAGCAATCGATGATGAGGAGCTGCGAGCAAAACTCCAAGAAGATCGCCTCAGCAAAGCAAAAAAAGTGGAAGCAGATTCAAGTGAAGTGGAAGTGATAATAGATGCTACTCAAGCCTGATTGTTTTGTATGTCTTTACAACCAGGCGCTGCGTGTGAGTAAGGCTTTGGAGTGTGATGAGGAGTGTGCTGATGCTATTATGCAAAGAAGTGCCGAGGTTTTAGCCTCAATCACACCAAAGCAGACTCCACCAGAAGCAGCAGCTATTCTCTATCCAGCTATCAGTAAAGTAGTAAACAAAGAGGATCTCTATAGCCAAAAAAAGCTAGAGTCTATCCAAAAAGCACAGGAGTATGTTCCTTTTGTGCAGGAAAAAATTGCACGAAGCCCTCAAAGGCTTGATGCAGCACTCCGTGCTAGTGTTGCTGGAAATGTGATCGACTTTGCTACAGAAGTGATGTTTGATATCCAAGAAGAGATTGCAAAGATATTTGAAGCTCCTTTTGCTATTGATAAAAAGAGCGAATTTATCCAAAAACTGCAAAAGGCTCAAAGACTCCTTATTATCGGAGATAATGTGGGTGAGCATCTTTTTGATAAGATTCTCATTAAAGAGATTAAAAAGGTGCTTGATATTAAGATCTACTACTTTGTACGGGGTAGGCCTATTATCAATGATGTAACACTGCAAGAAGCAAAAATGGTAGGGCTTGATAAAGTGTGTGAGGTAGTAGACAGCGGTGTAGATACGCCAGGGTTTTTGTATGAGCGTGCTAATGAACAAGCAAAAGCTATTTTTGATAGTGCAGATCTCATTCTTGCAAAAGGAATGGGCAATTTTGAGTGTATGGAGAGCTACCAAGATAGCAGAGTCTATTTTCTTTTTAAAGTAAAATGTAGTGTTGTAGCAAATCGTGTTAGTAAAAATATTGGAGATTTAATCTGTGCTACAAAGGAGGATCTATGAGTGAGAAGAAGCAAAAACGCGTAGTACTCTTTACAAGTCCAGGATGTGTCTGGTGTACACGGGCAAAGCAGTTTTTTCGCAAAAACCAGATAAAATTTAAAGAGATAGATATCAGTAAAGATCAAAAAGCTGCGCAAGACTGCATGCGCCACGGATGTAGAGGCGTTCCTGTAGTTCTTGTGGGAAGCAGGTGGATCTGCGGGTTTGATCAAGCAAAAATTGAAAAGGAATTGGGGCTTTCATGATTACATTTAGCGAACTACTTCTTAAACTACAAAATTTTTGGGCACAGCAGGGTTGCGTGATAATGCAGCCTTACGATATTCCAAGTGGTGCTGGGACATTTCATCCAGCTACGTTTTTAAAATCCCTCGATCCAAAACCTTGGGCAACAGCTTATGTAGCACCATCAAGGCGCCCTACAGATGGTCGCTATGGAGAGAACCCAAATAGACTTGGTGCATACTATCAGTTTCAAGTCCTCATCAAGCCAAGTCCGGCAAATATCCAAGAGCTCTATCTCAAAAGCTTAGAAGCTTTGGGGTTAAAGTGGCAAAAGCACGATATTCGCTTTGTCGAAGATAACTGGGAGAGTCCGACTCTTGGAGCATGGGGACTTGGCTGGGAAGTGTGGCTTGATGGTATGGAGGTAACGCAGTTTACCTATTTTCAACAGGTGGGCGGTTTTGAGTGCGAGCCGGTAGCTGTAGAGATCACCTATGGCACAGAGCGTCTTGCTATGTATCTGCAAGGCGTAGAGAGCGTTTTTGATATTGTGTGGAGCAAAAATGGCGATCAAGTTGTTACTTATGCAGATGTGCATAAGCGAGGTGAATTTGAGTACAGTAAATACAACTTTGAAGTAGCAGATACAAAGATGCTTTTTAAGTGGTTTGAAGATGCAAGAGAGGAGTGTAAGCGAGCACTCGAAGAAGATCTTCCATTGCCAGCATATGATTACTGCTTATTAGCTAGCCACATTTTCAATACCCTCGATGCAAGAAAAGCGATTAGTGTGACAGAGCGGCAAAATTTTATTTTAAAAGTGCGAGAACTTGCAAAAGGGTGTGCTGAGAAATATAGGGAGAGCCTCCTTGAAGCTTAAAGATATTTTAAAGATCCTAGATGAGATAAGTCCCTTCGAGTTGCAAGAGAAGTGGGA
The Nitratiruptor tergarcus DSM 16512 genome window above contains:
- a CDS encoding peptidase U32 family protein; amino-acid sequence: MKRVELLSPAGNLKKLKIAFAYGADAVYGGVSHYSLRIRSGKEFDMESFKEGIEYAHTLGKKVYVTINGFPFNSQIKLFAKHIESMAAMEPDAFIVSTPGVIKLCKDIAPHIPLHLSTQANVMNYLDAEVYYDLGVRRIIAAREIGLKDLEEIKKRLPDLELEIFVHGSMCFAYSGRCLISSVQSGRVPNRGSCANDCRFEYTLYAENPETGTLFKLEEVEGEGTYIMNAKDLNLASHIKEILDSGVVDSLKIEGRTKSDYYAAITTKAYRMAIDDYYKGQFEPSRYQAELHTTKHRGFTDGYLVSRPYEKSGTQKLDSSISEGTHQVKAEVLEDGLHFLTKDKICQGDELEIVAPKDAKLRACSNEIGVIFERDGKWWLKLNKIIANKEYECIHSGNINPVKLPCQLPPYTFLRKKIADKVD
- the purE gene encoding 5-(carboxyamino)imidazole ribonucleotide mutase; its protein translation is MRFISIIMGSKSDYEVMQECAKVLDKFGVPYELIISSAHRSPHRTKSYVSEAEEKGAKVFICAAGMAAHLAGVVASLTVKPVIGVPMKGGFMDGMDALLSTVQMPAGMPVATVAVGKAGAVNAAYLAMQILAIDDEELRAKLQEDRLSKAKKVEADSSEVEVIIDATQA
- a CDS encoding damage-control phosphatase ARMT1 family protein — protein: MLLKPDCFVCLYNQALRVSKALECDEECADAIMQRSAEVLASITPKQTPPEAAAILYPAISKVVNKEDLYSQKKLESIQKAQEYVPFVQEKIARSPQRLDAALRASVAGNVIDFATEVMFDIQEEIAKIFEAPFAIDKKSEFIQKLQKAQRLLIIGDNVGEHLFDKILIKEIKKVLDIKIYYFVRGRPIINDVTLQEAKMVGLDKVCEVVDSGVDTPGFLYERANEQAKAIFDSADLILAKGMGNFECMESYQDSRVYFLFKVKCSVVANRVSKNIGDLICATKEDL
- a CDS encoding glutaredoxin family protein — its product is MSEKKQKRVVLFTSPGCVWCTRAKQFFRKNQIKFKEIDISKDQKAAQDCMRHGCRGVPVVLVGSRWICGFDQAKIEKELGLS
- the glyQ gene encoding glycine--tRNA ligase subunit alpha, with protein sequence MITFSELLLKLQNFWAQQGCVIMQPYDIPSGAGTFHPATFLKSLDPKPWATAYVAPSRRPTDGRYGENPNRLGAYYQFQVLIKPSPANIQELYLKSLEALGLKWQKHDIRFVEDNWESPTLGAWGLGWEVWLDGMEVTQFTYFQQVGGFECEPVAVEITYGTERLAMYLQGVESVFDIVWSKNGDQVVTYADVHKRGEFEYSKYNFEVADTKMLFKWFEDAREECKRALEEDLPLPAYDYCLLASHIFNTLDARKAISVTERQNFILKVRELAKGCAEKYRESLLEA